The Acidimicrobiales bacterium sequence TGAGAAGCGCAACGCATCGGCTCGTTCCCGGAACGCGGCGGCCGTCGTGGCGTCCGGTTCCGAGACGATGTCGGCGGTCTCGCCCATCATGGCGGAGATCTCCCGTCGGGTCGCCGTGAGTTCGGCCGAATCGGCGGTGCCGCTCAGGTCGACGCCCTCCTGGGCGAGGTCGAGGATGTTCTTGGCCTGGTCGCCGATCCGTTCGATCTTCTTGATCAGCAGGGTGTAGGCGAGGACCGCGCCGATGTCGTCGGTGCCCTGGACGGAGACGTGCACGACCAGCTCCCGTCGTAGCTCGTGCTCGGTCGCGTTGATCCGATCGTCGGTGCTGTACACGTCGTCGGCGACGGCCTCGTGGCTGGCGCCGCTGAGCAGTGCCGTCGAGGCCATGTCGAAGCTGTGGCGGGCGTCGGCGAGCATCGACACGGTGTGCGCGGTGATTGCCTCGAAACCACCCTCGGACCGGCGGAAGAACGACATGACCATGATGCGGGGCCTTTCAGCGGAACGTCGCGACGCCGACGAGCGGCACGATGAAGAAGACGGTCACCACATAGGTGACCGCCAGAGCTTGGCGGGTGACGGCGAGTTCGGCCAGCCCTTGGGCGAGCCGGATCGGGATCTCGCGCACCCGCTCGATCGGGTAGAGGAGCAGGATCCCCGTCACGTTGAAGATCGTGTGGACGAGCCCGACGGTCAGCGCCTCCGGGCGGGACGCGGCGAGCGCGGCCAGCAGCGCCGTGATCGTCGTTCCGACGTTGGCGCCGAGCGTGACGGGGAAGATGTTGTGCAGGCTCACCACGCCGGCCGCGGCGAGCGGAATCATGATCGACGTCGTGATGCTGGAGGACTGCACCGACACCGTGATGATGAGGCCGAGGAGCATGGCGACGGTGCCGCCGCCACGGCCGAGCACGGCATTGAGCGACCGCTCGACGCGGTCGGCGACGAGCTGGCGCATGTTCTTCGTGATGAACGTGAGCGCGAGGAGTACGACGACGAGACCGGTGATGACCATGACGGTGCCGAGGATGTTCTCCTCGAACCCGACGTCGGCGTAGACGTCCTGGATCCAGCCGACCGGCTCCTTCACCCACCGCTTGATCGGGCTCTTCCAGTCCGATCCGGCCGCCCCGACGAGCTGCTCGCTGATCGCCTCCGCGGCGGAGCTCAGCCACCCGGTGACCAACTCGACCGGGAGGAGGATGGCGACGGCGATCACGTTGAAGAAGTCGTGCACCGTGGCGGCCGCGAACGCTCGCTTGAACTCCTCCGACTGACGCATCGACCCGAGCGACACGAGCGTGTTGGTCACGGTCGTGCCGATGTTGGCACCCATGATCATCGGGACGGCGGCGTCCACGCCGAGCGTGCCGGCACCGACGAGGCCGACGATCACACTGGTACTCGCGGAGGACGACTGCACGAGCACCGTGCCGAGGATCCCGACGAACAGACCGGCGAGCGGATTGCTGACGCCCTCGAAGAGACTCTTCTGGGTGTCCTCGCCCATGACCTTGACGCCGGACTCGAGCAGCGAGACGCCGACGAGGAATCCGTAGATGAGCAGGAACACGAGCACGGAGCGCGCCCACGTCGGCATGCCGCGATCGTCCGGCCGCGCCGTCGTGCTCGTCATACGACGGCGAAACGTAACAGTTCGCCACGGACGCTGCTGGCGCTGTTCACCGGTTGTTCACCTGGAGCCAGCCGGCGTTCATCTCGGGGCCGGAGAGACGACACGCGGGCCCCGTAGATTCGCAACCGGTGACCGAGCTCCTGCCCCCCACGCGCGCCGATCGAGTCCGGGCCGTCGTCCTGGTGCTCACCTTGCTGGCGGTCTTCGGTGGGGTCGCGGCGATCGTCGACGCACTCGGTGACGAACCGACCGTGATCGTCCAGTCCCGCTCCACCACCGACGACGACAACGTCGGTCCGACCACACCGTCGGGCCCACTGGAGGGCTCGTTCCTCGTGTCCGGTTCGTCGACGGTGTACCCCATCGTGCTGAAGCAGGCCGAGGCGTTCGGTGAGGACAACGGCGGCGTCGCCATCGCGGTCGAGGGCCCGGGTTCGGGTGACGGCGCCCGCAAGTTCTGCGCCGGCGAGGTGCCGATCGCGAACGCCTCGCGTCTCTACAAGGACGAGGAGATCGAGATCTGCGAGGCCAACGGCATCGAGTTCATCGAACTCCGGCGCGGCATCGACGGCATCACCGTCATCACGTCGGCGGAGAACGACGAGATCGACTGCGTCTCGTTCAACGATCTCTATGCGCTGCTCTCGGACGAGGCCTTCGGCTTCGACTCGTGGGCGGACGCGAACGCGATCACGGCGAACTGGAACGGCACGGTGTTCCCCGATGTGCCGCTCCAGGTCTTCGCCCCCGGCCAGGAGTCCGGCACCTACGACTCGTTCGCCGAGATCGTCATCGAGTCGGTCTTCGCCGGCAAGACCGGACTCGACACCGAGTCTCGTGAGTTCGTCGAGTCGATCCGCAACGACTACACGGCCAGCACCAACGACACCGTCATCCTCCAGGGCATCGAGTCGAGCCGGTACAGCCTGGGCTGGGTCGGCTACGCCTTCGCCCAGGAGGCGTCCGACGGGGGAACGGCCCGCATGCTCCCCGTCTCCAAGGGCGACGGCGGGGCCTGCGTGGACCCGAGCCCGGAAACCATCGCCGATGCGTCGTTCCCGATCGCCCGCTTCCTCTACACCTATGTGAACGCCGAGGCCGCCGCCACCGACCCGGCCGTGGCCGCGTTCGTCGACTACATGTTGAGCGACGAGGGTCTCGAGGCGGTATCCGCGGTCGGCTATGTGGACCTGTCGCCGGTCGATCAGACCCGCACACAGACGATCTGGACGTCACGGCTCACGGGGACCGGCCAGTGGGAGTGAGTGTGCCGACGCTCCAGGCGCGGGCGTGGATCGGTGCCGTGGAGGTGTTGCTCTTCCTGGTCCTGGCGCTCGCCTTCGCTCTGGCCGAGTACTTCCTTTCGGGACTCTTCACCGACTTCGGGCCCTCGAACTTCTGGCTGGCGTTCGTCGTCCTCGCCGCGTGGAATGCATGGCACTTCGCGGGATCGCAGACGGCGCTCGGCGCGGTTGTCGGCCACACGGTCCTGACGCTCGACGGCCGACCGGCATCGGTGCTGACCATCGCCGTCCGCCAACTGATCCGCTTCGGCGTGCTCTACGGCATCCCCGTGCTCGCCATCGACTTCGACCTCCGGGTCGGGCTGCTGATCTGGGCGGTCGTCGGCGTGGTGGCCCGGTACACGCCGGGGCATCGGGCGCCGTGGGACCTCGCGGCGGGAACCATCCTGGCGACCGACTTCGGGTCGCCGAAGGGACTCGCCTCGCTCCCGCTCGTGCAGCAGCCGTCGGACCTCCGACTCGACCCCCGCCGCGCCAGGCTCGACCGGCGGGCCTCCCGGCTGATGTTCCTCGCCGGGCTCACCTCGGTCGTCATCAGTGCGTTGATCGTCTGGAACATCTTCACGGAGGCATGGACCTTCGTCGCCGACGACGAGTTCAGCTGGGGGATCCTGACCGATCGCGGGTGGTTCCCCCGCGACGGCGAGTTCGACCTCTCGACGCTCTTCGTCGGCACGCTCTGGATCACCGGCATCGCGATGCTCGTGGCCGGCCCGGTGGGACTCGGCGTCGCGTTCTACCTGTCCGAATACGCGTCACCGCGGGTGCGCGGCGTGGTCAAGCCGCTCATCGAGACGCTCGCGAGCGTGCCGTCGGTCGTGCTCGGACTCTTCGCGATCAGTTTCATCGCCCCCGAGATACTCCAGCGGATCTTCGACGACATCGGGATCTTCTCGCTGCTCGCGGCAGGCATCGGCGTCGGCATCCTCACCGTCCCGATCGTCGCGTCGATCTCCGAGGACGCGATGCGCGCCGTGCCGATGGAACTGCGCGAAGCCAGCTACGGGCTGGGTGGGCGCAAGGCCACCACGGCGCTGCGCGTGGTGTTTCCCGCCGCGCTCTCGGGCATCTCGGCCGCTGCGATCGTCGGCATCTCACGCGCGATCGGCGAGACGATGGTCGTCTTCATCGCGGCCGGGGGCAACGGCGTGTTCAACACCGACCCCGTCGACCAGGGGCAGACCATCACGGCGGCGATGGCGTCGCTCGGCGCCGGCACGGACCAGGTGGCCGGATCGGGCCTGGCGTTCCAGAGCCTGTACTTCCTCGGTGCGCTCCTCTTCATCATGACGATGCTCCTCAACGTCATCTCCGACGTGATCGTCCGACGATTCCGGCAGGCCTACTGATGGCCGGTCCAACGACCACGGTGGACCTCGGCGACCTGCGGGCCCGGCGCGGTGCCGACGTGCGCGGCCAGATCTTCCTGGCGCTGCTCGTCGCGTCCGTCGTCCTCGCGTTCGCGATGGTCGGTGCCGTCTTCTACGACGTCACCGTCGACGCGTGGGACATCATCTCGAACCGGCTCGGGGACTTCCTCCGCATGCCGTCGTCGTCCGATCCGACGAAGGCCGGCGTCGCCCAGGGCATCCGGGGCAGCCTCCTCATCGCCCTCATCGTGGTGGCCACGTTTCCCATCGGTATCGCCGGGGCGATCTATCTCGAAGAGTACGCCGACGACACCTGGAGCACCCGCCTCATCCAGGTGACCGTGCGGAACCTCGCCGGGGTGCCGTCGATCGTCTACGGCCTGCTCGGGCTGGCCGTCTTCGTGCAGTCCCTGCGCGGGCTGACCGGCGGGTCCTCGGTGATCGCGGCCGGATTGACCCTCGCGGTGCTCGTGCTTCCCGTGGTGGTCATCACGTCGGCCGAAGCGGTCCGCGCCGTCCCCCCGGCCCTGCGCGAGGGGGCCTACGGCCTCGGCGCCACCCAGTGGGAGGTCATCCGGACACAAGTCGTGCCCGCGGCGTTGCCAGGCATCCTCACCGGCACGGTGCTCGCCGTGGCGCGTGCGCTCGGTGAAGCGGCCCCGCTGCTCGTCATCGGCGCGGCCGGGTTCTACACGACCGGCAACCTCGACTTCCTCGAGCAGACCCAGGGCGCGTTCACCGCCCTCCCCATGAACATCGCCAACTTCGCCCGCCTCCCTGCGGAGACGTGGCGGGGCCACGCCGCGGCTGCGAGTGTGGTCCTGTTGGTGCTCGTGTTCATCGTCAACCTCGTGGCGATCACCGCCCGAGCCCGTATCTCCAAGAAACTCGGACGCTGATGCAGATGACTGAACCAACCACCCGGATCGAGACGAACGCGACCGTCGGCGCGAGCGAGTCCGTGCCGCCGGACCCGGCGAGCGAGGTCTTCGCCGTGCGCGATCTCAACGTCTACTACGCCGATCTGCGCGCCGTCGCCGACGTTGACCTCGACGTGCACGAGCGTCAGATCACGGCGTTCATCGGGCCGTCGGGCTGCGGCAAGTCGACCGTGCTGCGCTGCTTCAACCGGATGAACGACCTGATCGACATCGCCCGGGTCGAGGGGTCGGTTCGCTATCGCGGCATCGATCTCTACGACGCGGCGGTCGATCCGGTCGCGGTGCGGCGCCGCATCGGCATGGTGTTCCAGAAGCCGAACCCGTTCCCGAAGTCGATCTACGACAATGTCGCCTACGGCCCCCGGGTGGCCGGACAGAAGGGGAACCTGGACGACGTCGTCGAGCAGTCGCTGCGCGATGCCGGCCTCTGGGACGAGGTGAAGGATCGCCTCGACGGCTCCGCCCTCGGCATGTCGGGCGGGCAGCAGCAGCGCCTCTGCATCGCCCGTGCGATCGCCGTCAACCCCGACGTGTTGCTCATGGACGAACCGTGCTCGGCGCTCGACCCGATCGCGACCGGACGGATCGAGGAGCTCATGAAGGAGATCCAGAACGACTACACGATCGTGATCGTGACCCACAACATGCAGCAGGCGGCGCGGGTCAGCGACCGCACCGCCTTCTTCACCGCCGAGTTGGACGAGTCGACCGGCCAGCGGCGCGGCAGACTGGTGGAGCTCGACGACACCGGCACCATCTTCTCGAATCCCTCCGACGAGCGGACCGAGGCCTACGTGACCGGCCGATTCGGTTGAGTCGAGAGGAGACGCCGTGACCGAGATCCGCACCCAGCTCGACGATCGTCTGCGCGTCATCGAGACCAAGCTCCTGGAGATGGCCGAGCTCGTCTCGGTGCGGGTCGGCGACGTCACGTCCGCGATCCTCGAGGGGGATGTCGAGGCGGCCGACCAGCTGGTCCGGGCCGATGACGACATCGACCTGCTGTCGCTCCAGGTCGAGGAGGGCTGTATCGACACGCTCGTGCGCGAGCAGCCCGTCGCCCGCGACCTGCGGTTCGTGGTCGCGGCGATGCACATCAACACCGACATGGAGCGATCCGGTGACCTGGTCACCAACATCGCGAAGGCCGTTGGCCGGCTCCAGGGCGCGCACCCCGATGATCACGTCCGCGATCTGGTCGCCCGGATGTCCGCCCAGGCCCAGGTGCTGATGCGACGCGCCGCGGAGTCGTTCCGCAGTCGCGACGCGGAGCTGGCGGCGTCGATCGACGAGCTCGACGACGTGCTCGACGACCTGCACTATCGCTACATCCAGCACGTCATCAGCGACGCCCGCCGCGGTGACCTCGATCCCCAGCAGTCGCTCCAGCTCGCGCTGGTCGGCCGCTTCTACGAGCGCATCGGCGATCACGCGGAGAACATCGGCGAGCGGGTCCGCTACATCATCGACGGATGGCTGCCGGAGGCGCAGGCGGCCGAGCGGGCCCGGGCCCGGATCGCGAGTGACGAGTTCCGACCGACCCGGGGTCTGGCCGTGATCGACTCGGTGGCCGAGGAGCGCCGGATCGACGCCATCCGCCGCGACTTCGTCGCCAACGTGTCGCACGAGCTCAAGACGCCGGTGGGCGCCATCTCGCTGCTCGCAGAGACCCTCGCGTCGGAGCAGGACGAGACCGATCGCGATCGCCTCACGGACATGCTGCAACGCGAGGCGAAGCGCGTCGGCGACATCATCGACGACCTCCTCGAACTCACGCGGCTCGAGGAGACCGAGACGGCGACGAAGAAGATCGACGTGGACGACATCGTGCGCCGGGCGGTCGACAAGGCCCGCGGTCTCGCCGACGCCCACCGGGTGGAGATCGCCGTGGTCGGCGTGCCGAGCGACCTCGTGGTGCGGGGCGAGCGCCGTCAGATCGTCCGCGCCCTCACGAATCTCCTCGACAACGCCGTGCGCTACTCCGATCCCGACTCGCAGATCTCGCTCACGGTCGAGGCGGTCGAGGGCGCCGTGACCATCACGGTGCGCGACAGCGGCGTCGGGATCCCGCGGACCGAACTCGAGCGGGTGTTCGAACGCTTCTACCGCGTCGACCGGGCCCGCAGTCGCGAGACCGGCGGCACGGGCCTCGGCCTGGCCATCGTGCGCCATGTCGCCCAGAACCACGGGGGCAGGGTGCTCGTCGAGTCCAAGCCCGGCGAGGGGTCGAGCTTCACCCTCCAGCTACCGACCGTCGGTGCGGCCTCGCAATGACCGCGAATGTCAGCGTGCTCGTCGTCGACGACGAGCCGGCCTTTCGCGAGGGGCTCCGCCAGGCGCTGAAGCAGGAGGGCTTCATCGTCCACCTCGCCGCCGACGGCGAGGAGGCGCTGGAGGTCTGGCGTGCGTACAAGCCGGACGTCGTTCTGCTGGACGTGATGCTCCCGCGGATGTCGGGGATCGACGTCTGTCGCGCGATCCGTGCCGTCGACGAGACACCGGTGATCATGGTGTCGGCCCGCAACGAGGAGATCGACGCGGTCGTCGCCCTCGAGGTCGGCGCCGACGACTATGTCGCCAAGCCCTATCGGGTACGCGAGCTGGTCGCTCGGATGCGCACCGTGCTGCGGCGAGCCTCCGTGGCGGCACCCGCCAGCGAAGAGGACACCGTGCTGGAGGCGGCCGGCGTCCGGCTCGACCGGGAGCGGCACGAGGTCACCCGTGACGGCGAACTCGTCCAGCTGCCGCTCAAGGAGTTCGACCTGCTCGCGCTCCTCATGGAGAACCAGGGCCTCGTGGTGACCCGCCAGACGCTCATCGACCGGGTCTGGGGCTACGACTATGTCGGCGACACCAAGACCCTCGACGTCCACATCAAACGCCTCCGAGCCAAGATCGAACCCGACCCCGAACACCCCGCCGTGATCGTCACCATCCGCGGCCTCGGCTACAAACTCGCCGGCTAGCCGCTTCACCTGGGGTCTGACCCGCGCTTCACCTTCGGCCGGTCAGTTCTGCTGGAGGAAGATTTCGTTCCAGAGCTCGGCGAACGCGTCGGTCTCACCCCGGAGTCGTAGCCAGACGATCGCGAAGACGAGCGTGCCGATCGCCAGTCCGACGGCGCCGGGCCCCGGATCCGGCAGACCCCGCCGACGCAGGCGGACGATCCACACGATCGAGCAGGCCAGGGCGGCGAACACGAGCGCCACCAGGATCGGCGCGGCGCTTCCCATCCGCTCGTCCCACTCGCTGAGATGGTCGGCCAGCACGTCTGTGATCCTCGCGCAGTCGGGGCGGCCCTCGCTGTCAGCCCCCCTCGCTAGGGTGAGCCGGTGCCCGACTCGCCCCTCCTCGACGGCCTCAATCCCGCCCAGTTCGACGCCGTCATCCACAAGGGCGGGCCGCTTCTCGTCGTCGCCGGTGCGGGCTCGGGCAAGACCCGCGTTCTGACCCATCGCATCGCGCACCTCATGGAAGAGGGGATGTCACCGTTCGAGATCCTCGCCATCACCTTCACCAACAAGGCCGCCGGCGAGATGAAGGAGCGGGTCGGCGGGCTCGTCGGACCGGTGGCGCAGAAGATGTGGGTGTCCACCTTCCACTCGGCCTGCGTGCGGATCCTTCGCCGCGACGTCGAACGTCTCGGCTTCCCGTCGCGCTTCTCGATCTACGACCAGGCCGATGCGGTGCGCCTCACCGGCTACGTGATCCGCGATCTCAACCTCGATCCGAAGCGGTTCCCGCCCCGCTCGGTCCACGGCGCCATCTCGGCGGCGAAGAACGACAACATCGGCGCCGAGCAGTATGCGGAGGACGTCCAGCAGATCTTCGAGCGCAAGATCGCCGACGTCTACTTCGAGTACCAGAAGCGGCTGCTCACGGCCGGCGCGATGGATTTCGACGACCTGCTGCAACGCACCGTCGAGCTCTTCCGGGCCCACCCGGACGTGCTCGACGGCTGGCGACGCCGCTTCGGCCACGTCCTCGTCGACGAGTACCAGGACACCAACCCCGTCCAGAACGATCTCGTGCTGATGCTCGCCGAGGAGCACCGCCAGGTCACCGTCGTGGGCGACAGCGACCAGTGCCTCCCCCCTGGCACCCTCGTGTCCACCCCGGCGGGCGACCGGGCGATCGAGACGTTGGTCGAGGGTGACCTCGTCCTCGGGACCGGCGGCGGAGCCGACCTCGTCGCTCGACCGATCTCCCACGTGCACCGGTCGATCCACGCCGGTCGGCGTTACCGGATCCATGCGGGCGAGCACGTGATCGAGGGCACACCGCACCACATCATCCCGGCCCGACTCGGTGGCTACACGCCTGGCGCCTGGCTCCTCTGGGACTCGGTTCTCGGCTACCGCGTGGGCGAGTCCGTGCCGGTCGGCGCGAAGGCGTGGTCGATACCGCGGGAGGTCGTGGACGTCCCCGCGGGGACGTTGTTCGAGACGCTCGATCTCCATCCCGACTTCCCGCACGTCCGTCATGATTCGGCGGTCGAGCTCGCGATGTTCGAGGTCGACGGACGCCACCGCGTCGGTGAGATGGCCTTCACCTCCTACCGCGAAGCGACTTCGGCCGCCCGGCTCGTCGCCGGGGATAGCGGTCTCGAGATCGCTCGGCGGGCGGTGATCGATGGCGACGTTCATCCGTTCCAACCGCTGTCACACATCCGGCCCGGTATGACCGTCAAGGTCGTCGGTCCGGCTGGCTTGGTCGACGCGGCTGTGGATCGGGTCGAGATCGTCGAGACCGACGGGCCGGTCTACGACCTCGAAGTGGACGACATCCACACCTACGTGGCCGGCGGCGTGCTCGTGCACAACAGCGTCTATGGCTTTCGCGGCGCCGACATCCGCAACATCCTCGAGTTCGAGGACGCCTTCCCCGACGCGACGGTCGTCGTTCTCGAGCAGAACTATCGTTCGACCCAGTCGATCCTCGATGCGGCGAACGCGGTCATCGCGAAGAACGTGGGCCGCAAGCCGAAGGACCTGTGGACCGACCAGGGCCCCGGCGACAAGATCGTGCGCTACCACGCGGACGACGAATCCGACGAGGCCCAGTACGTCGCCAACGAGATCGCCCGGCTCCACGACCAGGAGCACATGCGCTACGACGAGATGGCGGTCTTCTACCGGACCAACAGCCAGTCCCGCGTGCTCGAGGAGTTCCTGCTCCGGGTCGGGATCCCCTACAAGGTCGTCGGCGGCACCCGCTTCTACGACCGCCGCGAGATCAAGGATGCGATCGCCTACCTGCGAGCGATCGTGAACCCCACCGACGAGGTGTCGGTCAAGCGGGTGATCAACACCCCCAAGCGCGGCGTCGGCGACTCGTCGATCGGCAAGCTCGACGCGTGGGCCACCCGCACCGGCGAGTCGTTCGACCAGGCGGTGGTGCGCTTCGACGAGGCCGGCGTGTCCGGCCGCGCCGCCACCGGCATCGAGAAGTTCCTCGTGCTGACCACCGAGATCCGCAAGCTCGATGCGAGTCCGGCGACCATCATCGAGGAGGCGCTCGATCGCTCCGGCTATCTCGAGGAACTCCAGGCCGAACGCTCGGT is a genomic window containing:
- the pstA gene encoding phosphate ABC transporter permease PstA, whose translation is MAGPTTTVDLGDLRARRGADVRGQIFLALLVASVVLAFAMVGAVFYDVTVDAWDIISNRLGDFLRMPSSSDPTKAGVAQGIRGSLLIALIVVATFPIGIAGAIYLEEYADDTWSTRLIQVTVRNLAGVPSIVYGLLGLAVFVQSLRGLTGGSSVIAAGLTLAVLVLPVVVITSAEAVRAVPPALREGAYGLGATQWEVIRTQVVPAALPGILTGTVLAVARALGEAAPLLVIGAAGFYTTGNLDFLEQTQGAFTALPMNIANFARLPAETWRGHAAAASVVLLVLVFIVNLVAITARARISKKLGR
- a CDS encoding PhoU domain-containing protein, translating into MVMSFFRRSEGGFEAITAHTVSMLADARHSFDMASTALLSGASHEAVADDVYSTDDRINATEHELRRELVVHVSVQGTDDIGAVLAYTLLIKKIERIGDQAKNILDLAQEGVDLSGTADSAELTATRREISAMMGETADIVSEPDATTAAAFRERADALRFSLETQIRECMHSDQPGSEVVPRAILYRYWKRIVANLAGIVISATEPLHHEVHDDDLDD
- the pstB gene encoding phosphate ABC transporter ATP-binding protein PstB, with translation MTEPTTRIETNATVGASESVPPDPASEVFAVRDLNVYYADLRAVADVDLDVHERQITAFIGPSGCGKSTVLRCFNRMNDLIDIARVEGSVRYRGIDLYDAAVDPVAVRRRIGMVFQKPNPFPKSIYDNVAYGPRVAGQKGNLDDVVEQSLRDAGLWDEVKDRLDGSALGMSGGQQQRLCIARAIAVNPDVLLMDEPCSALDPIATGRIEELMKEIQNDYTIVIVTHNMQQAARVSDRTAFFTAELDESTGQRRGRLVELDDTGTIFSNPSDERTEAYVTGRFG
- the phoU gene encoding phosphate signaling complex protein PhoU gives rise to the protein MTEIRTQLDDRLRVIETKLLEMAELVSVRVGDVTSAILEGDVEAADQLVRADDDIDLLSLQVEEGCIDTLVREQPVARDLRFVVAAMHINTDMERSGDLVTNIAKAVGRLQGAHPDDHVRDLVARMSAQAQVLMRRAAESFRSRDAELAASIDELDDVLDDLHYRYIQHVISDARRGDLDPQQSLQLALVGRFYERIGDHAENIGERVRYIIDGWLPEAQAAERARARIASDEFRPTRGLAVIDSVAEERRIDAIRRDFVANVSHELKTPVGAISLLAETLASEQDETDRDRLTDMLQREAKRVGDIIDDLLELTRLEETETATKKIDVDDIVRRAVDKARGLADAHRVEIAVVGVPSDLVVRGERRQIVRALTNLLDNAVRYSDPDSQISLTVEAVEGAVTITVRDSGVGIPRTELERVFERFYRVDRARSRETGGTGLGLAIVRHVAQNHGGRVLVESKPGEGSSFTLQLPTVGAASQ
- a CDS encoding 3'-5' exonuclease; its protein translation is MPDSPLLDGLNPAQFDAVIHKGGPLLVVAGAGSGKTRVLTHRIAHLMEEGMSPFEILAITFTNKAAGEMKERVGGLVGPVAQKMWVSTFHSACVRILRRDVERLGFPSRFSIYDQADAVRLTGYVIRDLNLDPKRFPPRSVHGAISAAKNDNIGAEQYAEDVQQIFERKIADVYFEYQKRLLTAGAMDFDDLLQRTVELFRAHPDVLDGWRRRFGHVLVDEYQDTNPVQNDLVLMLAEEHRQVTVVGDSDQCLPPGTLVSTPAGDRAIETLVEGDLVLGTGGGADLVARPISHVHRSIHAGRRYRIHAGEHVIEGTPHHIIPARLGGYTPGAWLLWDSVLGYRVGESVPVGAKAWSIPREVVDVPAGTLFETLDLHPDFPHVRHDSAVELAMFEVDGRHRVGEMAFTSYREATSAARLVAGDSGLEIARRAVIDGDVHPFQPLSHIRPGMTVKVVGPAGLVDAAVDRVEIVETDGPVYDLEVDDIHTYVAGGVLVHNSVYGFRGADIRNILEFEDAFPDATVVVLEQNYRSTQSILDAANAVIAKNVGRKPKDLWTDQGPGDKIVRYHADDESDEAQYVANEIARLHDQEHMRYDEMAVFYRTNSQSRVLEEFLLRVGIPYKVVGGTRFYDRREIKDAIAYLRAIVNPTDEVSVKRVINTPKRGVGDSSIGKLDAWATRTGESFDQAVVRFDEAGVSGRAATGIEKFLVLTTEIRKLDASPATIIEEALDRSGYLEELQAERSVEAEGRLENLSELVGMAREYETVDEFLEQISLVSDTDDLDEAESTVTLMTLHSAKGLEYPVVFIIGMEDGVFPHIRALGEPHELEEERRLAYVGITRAMQRLHLTSAWSRMLHGTTQYNPPSRFLDEIPAELVEEVGGARMLRSRKERSSYGGGHGGDRQRVGASREHIVEQAISAGAGPTPSGADTMGLRIGDDVRHSQWGEGVIIDIEGSGDKAEASVHFPSVGEKRLLLSWAPLEKI
- the pstC gene encoding phosphate ABC transporter permease subunit PstC yields the protein MSVPTLQARAWIGAVEVLLFLVLALAFALAEYFLSGLFTDFGPSNFWLAFVVLAAWNAWHFAGSQTALGAVVGHTVLTLDGRPASVLTIAVRQLIRFGVLYGIPVLAIDFDLRVGLLIWAVVGVVARYTPGHRAPWDLAAGTILATDFGSPKGLASLPLVQQPSDLRLDPRRARLDRRASRLMFLAGLTSVVISALIVWNIFTEAWTFVADDEFSWGILTDRGWFPRDGEFDLSTLFVGTLWITGIAMLVAGPVGLGVAFYLSEYASPRVRGVVKPLIETLASVPSVVLGLFAISFIAPEILQRIFDDIGIFSLLAAGIGVGILTVPIVASISEDAMRAVPMELREASYGLGGRKATTALRVVFPAALSGISAAAIVGISRAIGETMVVFIAAGGNGVFNTDPVDQGQTITAAMASLGAGTDQVAGSGLAFQSLYFLGALLFIMTMLLNVISDVIVRRFRQAY
- a CDS encoding substrate-binding domain-containing protein, whose protein sequence is MTELLPPTRADRVRAVVLVLTLLAVFGGVAAIVDALGDEPTVIVQSRSTTDDDNVGPTTPSGPLEGSFLVSGSSTVYPIVLKQAEAFGEDNGGVAIAVEGPGSGDGARKFCAGEVPIANASRLYKDEEIEICEANGIEFIELRRGIDGITVITSAENDEIDCVSFNDLYALLSDEAFGFDSWADANAITANWNGTVFPDVPLQVFAPGQESGTYDSFAEIVIESVFAGKTGLDTESREFVESIRNDYTASTNDTVILQGIESSRYSLGWVGYAFAQEASDGGTARMLPVSKGDGGACVDPSPETIADASFPIARFLYTYVNAEAAATDPAVAAFVDYMLSDEGLEAVSAVGYVDLSPVDQTRTQTIWTSRLTGTGQWE
- a CDS encoding response regulator transcription factor, whose translation is MTANVSVLVVDDEPAFREGLRQALKQEGFIVHLAADGEEALEVWRAYKPDVVLLDVMLPRMSGIDVCRAIRAVDETPVIMVSARNEEIDAVVALEVGADDYVAKPYRVRELVARMRTVLRRASVAAPASEEDTVLEAAGVRLDRERHEVTRDGELVQLPLKEFDLLALLMENQGLVVTRQTLIDRVWGYDYVGDTKTLDVHIKRLRAKIEPDPEHPAVIVTIRGLGYKLAG
- a CDS encoding Na/Pi symporter; amino-acid sequence: MTSTTARPDDRGMPTWARSVLVFLLIYGFLVGVSLLESGVKVMGEDTQKSLFEGVSNPLAGLFVGILGTVLVQSSSASTSVIVGLVGAGTLGVDAAVPMIMGANIGTTVTNTLVSLGSMRQSEEFKRAFAAATVHDFFNVIAVAILLPVELVTGWLSSAAEAISEQLVGAAGSDWKSPIKRWVKEPVGWIQDVYADVGFEENILGTVMVITGLVVVLLALTFITKNMRQLVADRVERSLNAVLGRGGGTVAMLLGLIITVSVQSSSITTSIMIPLAAAGVVSLHNIFPVTLGANVGTTITALLAALAASRPEALTVGLVHTIFNVTGILLLYPIERVREIPIRLAQGLAELAVTRQALAVTYVVTVFFIVPLVGVATFR